AAGTGCTGCCATGAGAGTCTTTCTGGTCCGGTCGGGGTCGCTTGGCATGTGTCTGCCGACGACCACGAGATCGGCTTTCCGGCTTTGTTCGGCGACGATACTGCGAACGTCGCCTATCGCCTGGAGCCATTGTGCTGAGCCCGTGTCCGCGCGCGTCGTCATCCATCGCTCGGTGATGTCGCGCAAGGTACCACTCAAATTCTGTTCGCGCTTTTCGAACTCGGCGTGTTCGCTCTGCGTCTCGATGCCTTCGTCCTCAGACTGGAAGTCCGGATTGGTCTCCTGCCGCGGATGCAGGATCGTCACCTTGCAATCTTGCAAACGCACCATGAGGCTATCGACGGTGCGAAGGGTCTGGAGCGCCGGCCCAGGCCGGTCGAGAATGGCCAGTATGTGCATGATAGATCTCCACTCCAAAGATAAACGACCTTCGGAACGAAGAGAGGCGCACATGTCTCCTCGTACCGATTGCGGCACAGAGGAGTCATCAGCCTTGCGGCGGTTTCAGGGGAACCCCATCCCCTTGTCCAGGACGACGAAATTCTGCTGTTCGCGCGTCACCGGGATTATGTGCGCCCGGCGGTGAGGGCGAGCAACAAAAAAGGAGGGCTGGCAGGTCACAAATACAGGAAACGGCTCTTCTCGGGATTAACCATGCCCCGACGGCGGCACCCTGAAGTAGCGCACTGCGACCGCTTTATGTTAACTCTCCCGACAAGGGGATGGAGCTCCCCCTTCAACCGCCCTCGCAAGGGCTGATGGCTCCTACCGCGACACAATGGCGGTGGGAGTGCGTCTGCATTTCGCCGCCCGAAACAGCGGGTTCCGTCCGAACTCGCGCAGAAAGGGAATGGCATGTCGTTTACAACCTGTCTTATCGTCATGGTCGGAGGCGCTCTCGGCACGTTGGCGCGTTACCTGGTTTCCGTCGCGGCCATGCCGATCAGCCGCTTCATCCCATGGGGCACGATCCTCCCCATCAACGCGCTCGGCTCGTTCGTGATCGGTTTCTTCGGCACGTTGACCCTTGCGGACGGGCGCTATCCGGTGTCGGAAAACATGCGTCTTTTCGTGATGATCGGGCTCTGCGGCGGCTATACGACGTTCTCATCCTTCAGCCTGCAGACGCTCGACCTGATCCGTAACGATGCCTGGGGGCGGGCGTCCGTGAACGTGGCCGCGTCGGTCATTCTCTGCATCGGTGCCGTGGCGCTGGGCCATATCACGGCCGACGGGTTCAACACGGGCGCCATCCGCATCGCCCAGACCGCAACCGAAGAAGACGCCTAACCGATAGGGCATCATGATCATGAATGGCTCAGGTGTGCCCCCTTGGTTGGTATGGGCTCTGTTATCAGCCGCCTTTGCGGCGATGACGGCAATCCTCGCCAAGCTCGGCGTTCAGGGGGTTGATTCTGATATCGCAACTTTC
The genomic region above belongs to Acetobacter ascendens and contains:
- the crcB gene encoding fluoride efflux transporter CrcB, which gives rise to MSFTTCLIVMVGGALGTLARYLVSVAAMPISRFIPWGTILPINALGSFVIGFFGTLTLADGRYPVSENMRLFVMIGLCGGYTTFSSFSLQTLDLIRNDAWGRASVNVAASVILCIGAVALGHITADGFNTGAIRIAQTATEEDA